One Streptomyces sp. L2 genomic window carries:
- a CDS encoding DUF58 domain-containing protein translates to MALTGRAALIAALGSLPVGILEPGWAGILAVNGSVALACACDFALAAPVRHLVLNRSGDTSTRLDETADVTLTVANPSRRPLKAQLRDAWPPSSWQPGTEIEASRHRLTVPPGERRRVTTRLRPTRRGDRVADRVTIRSYGPLGLFSRQGTHRVPWTVRVLPPFTSRKHLPSKLARLRELDGRTSVLTRGEGTEFDSLREYVPGDDTRSIDWRATARHSTVAVRTWRPERDRHILLVLDTGRTSAGRVGDVPRLDASLDAALLLAALASRAGDRVDLLAYDRRVRALVQGRSAGDVLPSLVTAMATLEPELVETDARGLTATAVRTAPRRSLIVLLTTLDAAPVEEGLLPVLPQLTQRHTVLLAAVADPHVARMARARGDAEAVYEAAAAAQAQEERHRTAEQLRRHGVTVVDATPANLAPALADAYLALKAAGRL, encoded by the coding sequence ATGGCCCTCACCGGTCGCGCCGCCCTCATCGCGGCCCTCGGCTCGCTCCCCGTCGGCATCCTGGAACCCGGCTGGGCGGGCATCCTCGCCGTCAACGGTTCCGTGGCCCTGGCCTGCGCCTGCGACTTCGCACTCGCGGCGCCCGTACGACACCTCGTCCTGAACCGCTCCGGTGACACCTCCACCCGTCTCGACGAGACCGCCGACGTCACCCTCACGGTCGCCAACCCCTCCCGCCGCCCGCTCAAGGCGCAGCTGCGGGACGCCTGGCCGCCCAGCAGCTGGCAGCCCGGCACGGAGATCGAGGCCTCCCGGCACCGCCTCACCGTGCCCCCGGGGGAGCGCCGCCGGGTCACGACCCGCCTGCGGCCCACGCGCCGCGGCGACCGTGTCGCCGACCGCGTCACCATCCGCTCCTACGGCCCTCTCGGCCTGTTCTCCCGCCAGGGCACCCACCGCGTGCCCTGGACGGTGAGAGTTCTGCCCCCGTTCACGAGCCGGAAGCACCTGCCGTCGAAACTCGCACGATTGCGTGAACTCGACGGCCGCACGTCCGTGCTGACCCGCGGCGAGGGAACCGAGTTCGACAGCCTGCGCGAGTACGTCCCCGGCGACGACACTCGTTCCATCGACTGGCGTGCCACCGCCCGCCACTCCACGGTCGCGGTCCGCACCTGGCGCCCGGAACGGGACCGCCACATCCTCCTGGTCCTGGACACCGGCCGCACGTCGGCCGGCCGCGTGGGCGACGTCCCCCGCCTGGACGCCTCGCTGGACGCGGCCCTGCTCCTCGCGGCACTGGCCTCCCGCGCGGGCGACCGCGTGGACCTGCTCGCCTACGACCGCCGGGTACGGGCTCTCGTCCAGGGCCGCTCCGCCGGAGACGTACTGCCGTCCCTCGTCACCGCGATGGCCACGCTGGAACCCGAGTTGGTCGAGACCGACGCCCGTGGTCTCACGGCCACCGCCGTCCGTACGGCCCCTCGACGCTCCCTGATCGTCCTGCTGACGACACTGGACGCGGCCCCGGTCGAGGAGGGCCTGCTGCCGGTGCTGCCGCAGCTCACGCAGCGCCACACCGTTCTGCTGGCCGCGGTCGCCGATCCACACGTCGCTCGCATGGCGCGGGCCCGTGGCGACGCGGAGGCGGTGTACGAGGCGGCTGCCGCGGCACAGGCACAGGAGGAACGGCACCGGACCGCCGAACAGTTGCGTCGGCATGGGGTGACCGTGGTGGACGCGACGCCGGCGAACCTGGCACCCGCGTTGGCGGACGCCTATCTCGCACTGAAGGCGGCGGGCCGGCTCTGA
- a CDS encoding MoxR family ATPase has protein sequence MDPTTDNAGRTGDAGTARASLEALRAEIAKAVVGQDPAVTGLVVALLCRGHVLLEGVPGVAKTLLVRALASALELDTKRVQFTPDLMPSDITGSLVYDTRTAEFSFQPGPVFTNLLLADEINRTPPKTQSALLEAMEERQVTVDGTPRLLPEPFLVAATQNPVEYEGTYPLPEAQLDRFLVKLTVPLPSRQDEIDVLTRHAAGFNPRDLHSAGVRPVAGPADLEAARAAVAKTTVSPEITAYVVDICRATRESPSLSLGVSPRGATALLATSRAWAWLTGRDYVIPDDVKALALPTLRHRIQLRPEAEMEGVTADSVINAILAHVPVPR, from the coding sequence ATGGACCCGACCACTGACAACGCCGGGCGGACCGGGGACGCGGGCACCGCCCGCGCCTCGCTGGAAGCCCTGCGCGCCGAGATCGCCAAAGCCGTGGTCGGCCAGGACCCCGCCGTAACCGGCCTCGTCGTCGCCCTCCTCTGCCGCGGACACGTTCTCCTTGAAGGAGTCCCCGGAGTCGCCAAAACGTTGCTCGTCCGCGCCCTCGCGTCCGCGCTCGAACTCGACACCAAACGCGTCCAGTTCACCCCGGACCTGATGCCGAGCGACATCACCGGCTCCCTCGTCTACGACACCCGCACCGCCGAGTTCTCCTTCCAGCCGGGCCCGGTCTTCACCAACCTCCTCCTCGCCGACGAGATCAACCGCACCCCGCCCAAGACCCAGTCCGCCCTCCTGGAAGCCATGGAGGAACGCCAGGTCACGGTCGACGGCACCCCGCGCCTGCTCCCCGAGCCGTTCCTCGTCGCCGCGACGCAGAACCCCGTCGAGTACGAGGGCACCTACCCCCTCCCCGAAGCCCAACTGGACCGTTTCCTCGTGAAACTGACGGTCCCGCTGCCCTCACGCCAGGACGAGATCGACGTCCTCACCCGCCACGCCGCCGGCTTCAACCCGCGCGACCTGCACTCCGCCGGCGTACGCCCCGTCGCCGGTCCCGCCGACCTCGAAGCGGCCCGCGCCGCCGTCGCCAAGACGACCGTCTCCCCCGAGATCACGGCCTACGTCGTCGACATCTGCCGCGCCACCCGCGAATCGCCGTCCCTCAGCCTGGGCGTGTCCCCGCGCGGCGCCACCGCCCTCCTCGCCACGTCACGCGCCTGGGCCTGGCTCACGGGCCGCGACTACGTCATCCCCGACGACGTGAAGGCGCTCGCCCTGCCGACACTGCGCCACCGGATCCAACTCCGCCCCGAGGCCGAGATGGAGGGCGTCACCGCGGACTCCGTCATCAACGCCATCCTGGCCCACGTACCGGTGCCCCGCTGA
- a CDS encoding DUF4350 domain-containing protein, whose protein sequence is MTTGTTTPPTTSVSATPRQIWTRTRGIVLAVVLILAAAVAMAAVRSTARHGELDPRSADPYGSRAVAELLADRGVSTRVVTTLGAARAAAGPDTTLLVAVPDRLTHRQQNRLHAATASSGGRTVLVAAGSWSVERLAPGVTADPATSFGSALAPDCTLPEAQRAGTADTGGIRYTTVRLDADSCYPSQRLAGLIRVPAASGGDTVVLGAPDILFNNRLDKQGNASLALQLLGSRPHLVWYLPSLSDASSAADTGDRESFLDLIPSGWLWGTLQLFIAAALAAFWRARRLGPLVPEKLPVAIRASETVEGRARLYRKASARDRAAAALRSTTRTRLAPLVGVPVSQAHAPEALLPALSAHLHSDGQTLQSLLFGPPPGDDAALIALTDQLDALEREVRRS, encoded by the coding sequence ATGACCACGGGCACCACCACGCCGCCGACCACCTCGGTCTCCGCCACCCCCCGCCAGATCTGGACCCGCACCCGGGGCATCGTCCTCGCCGTCGTGCTGATCCTCGCCGCCGCCGTCGCCATGGCCGCCGTCCGCTCCACCGCCCGACACGGCGAACTCGACCCGCGCTCCGCCGACCCCTACGGCAGCCGCGCCGTCGCCGAACTCCTCGCCGACCGGGGGGTCTCCACGCGCGTGGTCACCACCCTCGGCGCGGCGCGAGCCGCGGCCGGCCCGGACACCACCCTCCTCGTCGCCGTCCCCGACCGGCTCACGCACCGCCAGCAGAACCGGCTGCACGCCGCGACCGCCTCCTCCGGAGGGCGCACCGTCCTCGTCGCGGCCGGCAGCTGGTCCGTCGAACGGCTCGCCCCCGGCGTCACCGCGGACCCCGCGACCAGCTTCGGCTCGGCACTCGCACCCGACTGCACCCTGCCCGAGGCACAGCGGGCGGGCACCGCCGACACCGGCGGGATCCGCTACACCACCGTCCGCCTGGACGCCGACTCCTGCTACCCCAGCCAGCGCCTCGCCGGACTGATCCGGGTCCCCGCGGCCTCCGGGGGCGACACCGTCGTCCTCGGCGCGCCCGACATCCTCTTCAACAACCGCCTCGACAAACAGGGCAACGCCTCGCTCGCCCTTCAACTCCTCGGCTCGCGCCCCCATCTGGTCTGGTACCTCCCCTCGCTCTCCGACGCCTCCTCCGCCGCCGACACCGGCGACCGCGAAAGCTTCCTCGACCTCATCCCCTCCGGCTGGCTCTGGGGCACACTCCAGCTGTTCATCGCCGCCGCCCTCGCCGCCTTCTGGCGGGCACGCCGACTCGGCCCCCTCGTACCCGAGAAACTCCCCGTCGCGATCCGCGCCTCCGAAACCGTCGAAGGCCGCGCCCGCCTCTACCGCAAGGCGAGCGCCCGCGACCGCGCGGCCGCCGCTCTGCGCTCCACCACCCGCACGCGCCTCGCCCCCCTCGTCGGAGTACCCGTCAGCCAGGCGCACGCGCCCGAAGCCCTGCTCCCCGCTCTGTCCGCCCACCTCCACAGCGACGGACAGACCCTGCAATCCCTCCTCTTCGGACCGCCGCCCGGCGACGACGCGGCCCTCATCGCACTCACCGACCAACTCGACGCCCTCGAAAGAGAGGTACGCCGTTCATGA
- a CDS encoding DUF4129 domain-containing protein, giving the protein MSLTGGVLSTAPALPGAVTTAARHLLRAPDTALLALSGSGDGPPVTIDRDPAREAARRELSKRMYHENDPSWIQRALKAFWDWLRPLFDSASSATPGGTLGLVVVVLCVLAVAAALWWRLGTPRRRPTSSAALFDDRPRSAAEHRAAAEAHAAQGHWNQAVQERVRAIVRSLEERTLLDIHPGRTADEAAAEAGRTLTSHADRLHAAARHFDDVTYGGRRASQESYQRVAELDRALERTRPILAQTISSTAHSTRQGAAG; this is encoded by the coding sequence GTGAGCCTGACGGGGGGAGTTCTCAGCACGGCGCCGGCCCTGCCCGGTGCCGTCACCACGGCCGCACGGCACCTGCTGCGCGCCCCGGACACGGCGCTGCTCGCACTGAGCGGCTCCGGCGACGGACCGCCCGTGACCATCGACCGGGATCCCGCGCGTGAGGCGGCGCGGCGCGAACTGTCCAAACGGATGTACCACGAGAACGACCCGAGCTGGATCCAGCGCGCGCTGAAGGCATTCTGGGACTGGCTCAGGCCGCTGTTCGACTCCGCGTCGTCCGCGACCCCCGGCGGCACGCTCGGCCTCGTCGTCGTGGTCCTGTGCGTCCTCGCCGTCGCTGCCGCCCTCTGGTGGCGCCTGGGCACACCACGGCGCCGGCCCACCTCGTCCGCGGCCCTCTTCGACGACCGGCCGCGCAGCGCCGCCGAGCACCGCGCGGCCGCCGAGGCACACGCCGCCCAGGGCCACTGGAACCAAGCCGTCCAGGAACGCGTGCGGGCCATCGTCCGCTCCCTGGAGGAGCGGACCCTGCTCGACATCCACCCCGGCCGCACCGCCGACGAGGCGGCCGCCGAAGCCGGCCGCACCCTCACCTCGCACGCCGACCGGCTGCACGCGGCGGCCCGGCACTTCGACGACGTCACATACGGCGGACGCAGGGCGAGCCAGGAGTCGTACCAGCGCGTCGCCGAACTCGACCGCGCCCTGGAACGCACCAGGCCGATCCTCGCGCAGACCATCAGCAGCACGGCCCACAGCACCCGCCAGGGGGCCGCCGGATGA
- the mtnA gene encoding S-methyl-5-thioribose-1-phosphate isomerase, with the protein MADQQARTGGDRRPGEIPVIRWEEPPEGPVLVLLDQTRLPAEESELVCTDAPALVEAIRSLAVRGAPLLGIAGAYGVALAAARGYDVDEAAQALEAARPTAVNLSVGVRRAREAYRAALAGTGDAAGAAEAALGAARALHRQDAEASARMAAHGLALLDELLPGGGHRVLTHCNTGSLVSGGEGTAFAVALAAHRAGRLRRLWVDETRPLLQGARLTAYEAARNGMAYTLLTDNAAGSLFAAGEVDAVLIGADRIAADGSVANKVGSYPLAVLARYHHVPFIVVAPVTTVDPGTPDGASVEVEQRPGFEVTEITAPQAQATGAGGGIAVAPLGTQAYNPAFDVTPPELVTAVVTEEGAVSPVTAEALAELCARSRQVTIS; encoded by the coding sequence ATGGCTGATCAGCAGGCGCGAACCGGCGGTGACAGGCGGCCGGGAGAGATACCGGTGATCCGATGGGAGGAACCGCCCGAGGGCCCCGTACTGGTCCTCCTCGACCAGACGCGGCTCCCCGCCGAGGAGAGCGAGCTGGTGTGCACGGACGCGCCCGCCCTGGTGGAGGCGATCCGTTCGCTTGCCGTCCGGGGGGCGCCGCTGCTCGGCATCGCCGGGGCGTACGGCGTCGCGCTCGCCGCCGCTCGGGGCTATGACGTCGACGAGGCGGCGCAGGCGCTGGAGGCCGCCCGGCCGACCGCGGTAAACCTGTCCGTCGGCGTGCGCCGGGCCCGGGAGGCGTACCGGGCCGCGCTCGCCGGGACCGGTGACGCCGCCGGCGCGGCCGAGGCGGCCCTGGGTGCCGCGCGTGCCCTGCACCGCCAGGACGCCGAGGCCAGCGCCCGGATGGCCGCCCACGGCCTGGCGCTGCTGGACGAGCTGCTGCCCGGTGGCGGGCACCGCGTTCTCACGCACTGCAACACCGGATCGCTGGTGTCGGGCGGGGAGGGTACGGCGTTCGCGGTGGCGCTGGCCGCGCACCGGGCGGGGCGGCTGCGGAGGCTGTGGGTGGACGAAACGCGTCCGTTGCTGCAAGGTGCTCGCCTGACGGCGTACGAAGCGGCCCGCAACGGAATGGCGTACACCTTGCTCACTGACAACGCGGCGGGATCGCTGTTCGCGGCGGGGGAGGTGGACGCGGTGCTGATCGGGGCGGACCGGATCGCGGCCGACGGCTCGGTGGCGAACAAGGTGGGGAGCTATCCGCTCGCGGTGCTCGCGCGGTACCACCATGTGCCGTTCATCGTGGTGGCGCCGGTGACGACGGTGGACCCGGGCACCCCGGACGGGGCGTCCGTCGAGGTCGAGCAGCGTCCCGGCTTCGAAGTGACGGAGATCACTGCGCCACAGGCGCAGGCGACGGGAGCGGGAGGCGGGATCGCGGTGGCACCCCTGGGAACCCAGGCGTACAACCCGGCGTTCGACGTGACGCCGCCCGAGCTGGTGACGGCCGTCGTCACCGAAGAAGGAGCCGTTTCACCAGTGACGGCCGAGGCTCTGGCCGAGCTGTGTGCCAGGTCACGCCAGGTAACGATTAGCTAA
- the mtrA gene encoding two-component system response regulator MtrA, which translates to MMSFMKGRVLVVDDDTALAEMLGIVLRGEGFEPSFVADGDKALAAFRETKPDLVLLDLMLPGRDGIEVCRLIRAESGVPIVMLTAKSDTVDVVVGLESGADDYIVKPFKPKELVARIRARLRRSEEPAPEQLTIGDLVIDVAGHSVKRDGQSIALTPLEFDLLVALARKPWQVFTREVLLEQVWGYRHAADTRLVNVHVQRLRSKVEKDPERPEIVVTVRGVGYKAGPS; encoded by the coding sequence ATGATGTCGTTTATGAAGGGACGAGTCCTTGTCGTCGACGACGACACCGCACTGGCCGAGATGCTCGGCATCGTGCTGCGTGGTGAAGGTTTTGAGCCGTCTTTCGTAGCCGACGGCGACAAGGCGCTGGCCGCTTTCCGGGAGACCAAGCCCGACCTGGTGCTGCTGGACCTGATGCTGCCCGGCCGGGACGGCATCGAGGTGTGCCGCCTGATCAGGGCGGAGTCCGGGGTGCCGATCGTGATGCTCACCGCCAAGAGCGACACGGTCGACGTCGTCGTGGGCCTGGAGTCGGGCGCCGACGACTACATCGTCAAGCCGTTCAAGCCCAAGGAGCTGGTGGCCCGCATCCGGGCGCGGCTGCGGCGGTCGGAGGAACCGGCACCGGAGCAGCTCACCATAGGTGACCTGGTGATCGACGTGGCCGGGCACTCCGTGAAGCGGGACGGGCAGTCGATCGCGCTGACCCCGCTGGAGTTCGACCTGCTGGTCGCCCTCGCGCGCAAGCCCTGGCAGGTGTTCACCCGTGAGGTGCTGCTGGAGCAGGTGTGGGGCTACCGGCACGCCGCCGACACCCGCCTGGTCAACGTGCACGTCCAGCGGCTGCGCTCCAAGGTCGAGAAGGACCCCGAGCGGCCCGAGATCGTCGTGACCGTCCGTGGTGTCGGTTACAAGGCCGGACCGAGCTGA
- the mtrB gene encoding MtrAB system histidine kinase MtrB, producing MPGDSAASAPGRSGSRPGRPVGRKTAGTKTAGTRWARLVEGGLLQGGVQGSPVLRLFMRWVRRPLLPVMRLWRRNIQLRVVATTLLMSLGVVLLLGFVVIGQVRNGLLDAKVRASQSQATGGFAVAKQKADEAAGGTGSGTGDGSTTADGRQAQNVIQWMSDLVESLSSGGAGAFDVVTLPSGDDSGGGRSPRGSGNVDPTTSVPGDLRDRVNSSTTAAQSYTRIIYKDGKESQPALVIGKQLNDPNNHSYELYYLFPLTQEEKSLNVVKGTLATAGLFVVVLLGAIAWLVVRQVVTPVRMAAGIAERLSAGRLQERMKVTGEDDIARLGEAFNKMAQNLQVKIQQMEDLSRMQRRFVSDVSHELRTPLTTVRMAADVIHEAREDFDPVTARSAELLADQLDRFESLLADLLEISRFDAGAAALEAEPIDLREVVRRVVGGAEPLAERKGTRIRVLGDQQPVVAEADARRVERVLRNLVVNAVEHGDGKDVVVKLAAAGGAVAIAVRDYGVGLKPGEATRVFSRFWRADPARARTTGGTGLGLSIALEDARLHGGWLQAWGEPGGGSQFRLTLPRTADEPLRGSPIPLEPKDSRRNRGLDDAGLPRGGGDKRATVPVQPAVGPVQPLPPRAPRLSAGTPAADPTALPGNGNARVVSRPAGGAPRPDTRPAAAPARENGTDRPRPAAGPEDSTEPGEAFRGR from the coding sequence ATGCCCGGGGACAGCGCCGCCTCGGCTCCCGGCAGGTCCGGGTCCCGTCCGGGGCGGCCTGTCGGCCGGAAGACGGCGGGCACGAAGACGGCGGGCACACGCTGGGCGCGCCTGGTGGAGGGCGGCCTGCTGCAGGGCGGGGTGCAGGGCAGCCCGGTCCTGCGGCTGTTCATGCGCTGGGTGCGCCGCCCGCTGCTGCCCGTCATGCGGCTGTGGCGGCGCAACATCCAGCTGCGGGTCGTCGCCACGACCCTGCTGATGTCGCTGGGCGTGGTCCTGCTGCTCGGCTTCGTCGTGATCGGGCAGGTGCGCAACGGCCTGCTGGACGCGAAGGTGAGGGCGTCGCAGAGCCAGGCCACCGGCGGCTTCGCGGTGGCCAAACAGAAGGCCGACGAGGCCGCCGGCGGTACCGGCAGCGGCACCGGCGACGGCTCCACCACGGCCGACGGACGGCAGGCGCAGAACGTCATCCAGTGGATGAGCGACCTCGTGGAGTCGCTGTCCAGCGGTGGCGCGGGCGCCTTCGACGTCGTGACGCTGCCCTCCGGCGACGACAGCGGCGGCGGACGCAGCCCGCGCGGTTCCGGAAACGTCGACCCGACCACCAGCGTCCCCGGCGACCTGCGGGACCGCGTCAACAGCAGCACGACGGCCGCCCAGAGCTACACCAGGATCATCTACAAGGACGGCAAGGAGTCCCAGCCGGCGCTGGTCATCGGCAAGCAGCTCAACGACCCCAACAACCACTCCTACGAGCTGTACTACCTCTTCCCGCTCACCCAGGAGGAGAAGTCCCTCAACGTCGTCAAGGGCACCCTCGCGACCGCCGGGCTCTTCGTCGTCGTCCTGCTGGGCGCCATCGCCTGGCTGGTGGTGCGGCAGGTCGTCACGCCCGTGCGGATGGCCGCGGGGATCGCGGAGCGGCTGTCGGCCGGCCGGCTGCAGGAGCGGATGAAGGTCACCGGCGAGGACGACATCGCCCGTCTGGGCGAGGCGTTCAACAAGATGGCGCAGAACCTCCAGGTGAAGATCCAGCAGATGGAGGACCTCTCCCGGATGCAGCGCCGGTTCGTCTCCGACGTCTCGCACGAGCTGCGGACGCCGCTGACCACCGTACGGATGGCGGCCGACGTCATCCACGAGGCCCGCGAGGACTTCGATCCGGTGACCGCGCGGTCGGCCGAACTGCTCGCCGACCAGCTGGACCGCTTCGAGTCGTTGCTCGCCGACCTGCTGGAGATCAGCCGCTTCGACGCGGGCGCGGCGGCGCTGGAGGCGGAGCCGATAGACCTGCGGGAGGTCGTCCGGCGCGTCGTCGGCGGCGCCGAGCCGCTTGCCGAACGCAAGGGCACACGCATACGCGTGCTCGGCGACCAGCAGCCGGTCGTCGCCGAGGCCGACGCCCGGCGCGTCGAGCGCGTGCTGCGCAACCTCGTCGTCAACGCCGTCGAGCACGGCGACGGCAAGGACGTCGTCGTGAAACTGGCCGCCGCGGGCGGCGCCGTCGCCATCGCGGTGCGCGACTACGGCGTCGGACTCAAGCCCGGCGAGGCCACCCGCGTCTTCAGCCGCTTCTGGCGGGCCGACCCGGCACGCGCGCGTACCACCGGTGGAACCGGCCTGGGCCTGTCGATCGCCCTGGAGGACGCCCGGCTGCACGGCGGCTGGCTGCAGGCCTGGGGCGAACCGGGCGGCGGCTCGCAGTTCCGGCTGACGCTGCCCAGGACCGCGGACGAGCCGCTGCGGGGCTCGCCGATACCGCTGGAACCCAAGGACTCGCGCCGCAACCGGGGCCTCGACGACGCGGGACTGCCCCGCGGGGGCGGCGACAAGCGGGCCACCGTACCGGTGCAGCCGGCCGTGGGCCCGGTGCAGCCGCTGCCGCCGCGCGCCCCGCGGCTGTCCGCCGGCACCCCCGCCGCCGACCCGACCGCGCTGCCCGGCAACGGCAACGCGCGCGTGGTGTCCCGGCCGGCCGGGGGCGCCCCGCGCCCGGACACCCGGCCCGCCGCCGCTCCCGCGCGCGAGAACGGCACGGACCGACCGCGCCCGGCCGCCGGACCGGAGGACTCGACCGAGCCAGGGGAGGCATTTCGTGGGCGCTGA
- a CDS encoding LpqB family beta-propeller domain-containing protein, which yields MGADREGGARRRPGRAVAYAACGAVLLAGCASMPDSGDLRNVESTPRQDTQVRVFAMPPQDGAGATEIVQGFLEALTSDDPNYDTARKYLTADAAHAWHPEKSATVLANGPSIMTARTTGGREEPEKDPDSVTYVLSGSRVATLDAQQAYTPAAGPYDKKVHLSRDAKTKQWRIDALPQGVVMAKSDFQRNYMSVDKYYFASNTTVGATAQPVAVADPVFIRSRVDPMTQMVRSLLSGPTRWLGQVVRTSFPSDSALQADVSGLQPDDQNKLTVPVNDKAARVGRAKCAEMATQLLFTLRNLTPTLDSIALRGPGDRPLCDLTEQRAEDLAWRGSAKRPEYLYFLDSRHRLVRMATGSTGTSGTAVPGALGEGGKALRSVAVSRDEQTAAGVGADGRTLYVTSLAAGGSLGDPVVTSQGPDPDDRLTKPSWDARGDLWVADRDPAHSGLYVLAQGGGRPVKVAVPELDGRIRDVRVAADGVRIALVVEKDGKQSLLIGRIERADRSTSGPAVSVLGLRSATPDLEEVTAMSWAGDSRLVVVGSEQGGVQQMRYVQVDGSTLDGPAPAALPGAKSIAASEGERVPLVAYSSEDGIVRLPTGAQWQKVDKAGTGPVYPG from the coding sequence GTGGGCGCTGACCGCGAGGGGGGCGCCCGGCGCAGGCCGGGGCGCGCGGTGGCGTACGCCGCCTGTGGGGCCGTCCTGCTGGCCGGGTGCGCCTCGATGCCCGACAGCGGCGATCTGCGGAACGTGGAGTCCACGCCGCGACAGGACACCCAGGTCCGGGTCTTCGCCATGCCGCCGCAGGACGGCGCCGGCGCCACCGAGATCGTGCAGGGCTTCCTGGAGGCGCTGACCAGCGACGACCCGAACTACGACACGGCACGCAAGTACCTGACCGCCGACGCCGCGCACGCCTGGCACCCCGAGAAGTCGGCGACCGTGCTCGCCAACGGGCCGAGCATCATGACCGCGCGGACGACGGGCGGCCGCGAGGAACCCGAGAAGGACCCCGACAGCGTCACCTACGTGCTGTCGGGCAGCCGGGTCGCCACGCTGGACGCGCAGCAGGCGTACACGCCCGCCGCCGGGCCGTACGACAAGAAGGTGCACCTCTCGCGGGACGCCAAGACCAAGCAGTGGCGCATCGACGCGCTCCCGCAGGGCGTCGTCATGGCCAAGTCGGACTTCCAGCGCAACTACATGTCCGTCGACAAGTACTACTTCGCCTCGAACACGACGGTCGGGGCGACCGCGCAGCCGGTGGCCGTCGCCGACCCGGTCTTCATCCGCAGCCGGGTGGACCCCATGACCCAGATGGTCCGTTCCTTGCTGAGCGGCCCGACGCGCTGGCTCGGACAGGTGGTCAGGACGAGCTTCCCGTCCGATTCGGCCCTGCAGGCCGACGTGTCGGGGCTGCAACCGGACGACCAGAACAAGCTGACGGTGCCGGTGAACGACAAGGCCGCCCGGGTCGGTCGGGCCAAGTGCGCCGAGATGGCGACCCAGTTGCTGTTCACCCTGCGTAACCTGACCCCGACGCTGGACTCGATCGCGCTGCGGGGGCCCGGCGACCGCCCGCTGTGCGACCTCACCGAGCAGCGGGCCGAGGACCTCGCCTGGCGAGGCTCGGCCAAGCGCCCCGAGTACCTGTACTTCCTGGACAGCCGGCACCGCCTGGTGCGGATGGCGACCGGATCCACCGGCACCAGCGGTACGGCGGTGCCGGGCGCGCTGGGCGAGGGCGGCAAGGCGCTGCGGTCGGTCGCGGTCTCGCGGGACGAGCAGACGGCCGCGGGGGTCGGCGCCGACGGCCGCACGCTGTACGTGACCTCACTGGCCGCCGGCGGTTCGCTCGGCGACCCCGTCGTCACCAGCCAGGGACCGGACCCGGACGACCGGCTGACCAAGCCCAGCTGGGACGCACGGGGCGACCTGTGGGTGGCCGACCGCGACCCGGCCCACAGCGGGCTGTACGTGCTGGCGCAGGGCGGAGGCAGGCCGGTGAAGGTCGCCGTACCGGAGCTGGACGGGCGGATCCGCGACGTGCGGGTGGCCGCCGACGGGGTGCGGATCGCGCTGGTCGTGGAGAAGGACGGCAAGCAGTCCCTGCTCATCGGCCGGATCGAACGGGCGGACAGGTCCACGTCCGGGCCCGCCGTCTCGGTCCTCGGGCTGCGCTCCGCCACGCCCGACCTGGAAGAGGTCACGGCCATGTCCTGGGCCGGGGACAGCCGGCTCGTCGTGGTGGGCAGCGAGCAGGGCGGCGTGCAGCAGATGCGGTACGTCCAGGTCGACGGCTCCACGCTGGACGGCCCGGCGCCCGCCGCGCTGCCGGGTGCCAAGTCGATCGCCGCGTCCGAGGGCGAGCGGGTGCCTCTGGTGGCCTACTCCTCTGAGGACGGGATCGTACGGCTGCCGACCGGGGCGCAGTGGCAGAAGGTGGACAAGGCCGGTACCGGGCCCGTCTACCCGGGCTGA